Proteins co-encoded in one Roseiconus lacunae genomic window:
- a CDS encoding MerR family DNA-binding transcriptional regulator, translating to MNHSNDLSDTQDTDELPPDDFDSLSGKRMSLVGRFGSMNHRQASNVIESFGHKVVELPRGKSPVYGDLVDWIVIGADQPPLSESDLLPPALIEAAGRGEVEVIHETDLWERLGLVELEQPVRRYWTPAMLADLLGVSVRVIRRWHRRGLIRPIVTLHKLPYFDFAEVATAKRLAGWVASGADWKAIEKRLAELVRIFPHSTRPLDQLGVLVQGKDVLLRQGDGLIEPGGQMRFDFEREDELAANPIDQDRQHDEADDSPLLLAFADADRPPMLRETSESVSDPLLIDAYTAEDEDDLETAVDIYHAIMARDGVRSDICFQIGELLYRMNYLVAARERYYMAIELEPDFVEARASLGAVLAELGQFDLAVAALRGALTFYDDYADVHYTLAKTLDRIEHDVEALVHWQRLIELAPDGPWADEARSRLGLEAD from the coding sequence TTGAATCATTCGAACGATCTTTCCGACACTCAAGATACCGACGAACTACCGCCGGACGACTTCGATTCGCTGTCAGGTAAGCGGATGTCATTGGTGGGTCGGTTTGGCAGCATGAATCATCGCCAAGCGTCGAACGTTATCGAATCGTTCGGACACAAAGTTGTCGAACTCCCACGCGGCAAATCGCCAGTCTACGGTGACTTGGTCGATTGGATCGTGATCGGCGCCGACCAGCCGCCGCTGAGCGAATCCGATCTATTGCCACCGGCTTTGATCGAAGCAGCAGGACGCGGCGAAGTCGAGGTGATCCACGAAACCGACCTCTGGGAGCGGCTAGGGCTTGTCGAGCTGGAACAGCCGGTGCGCCGCTATTGGACACCGGCGATGCTTGCCGATTTGTTGGGCGTATCCGTTCGAGTGATTCGCCGCTGGCACCGTCGTGGATTAATCCGACCGATCGTGACACTGCACAAACTGCCTTACTTCGACTTTGCCGAAGTCGCGACCGCGAAGCGGCTGGCCGGTTGGGTCGCCTCGGGGGCCGATTGGAAAGCGATCGAAAAACGATTGGCGGAACTGGTGCGCATCTTTCCGCATTCAACTCGGCCACTCGATCAACTCGGCGTCTTGGTTCAAGGGAAAGACGTGCTGTTGCGTCAAGGCGACGGCTTAATCGAACCTGGCGGGCAAATGCGTTTCGATTTCGAACGTGAAGACGAATTGGCTGCCAACCCTATCGATCAAGACCGTCAACACGACGAAGCGGATGATTCACCGCTCCTGCTGGCATTCGCCGATGCGGATCGTCCTCCCATGTTACGGGAAACGTCCGAGAGCGTTTCGGATCCGTTGCTGATCGACGCGTACACCGCCGAGGACGAAGACGACCTTGAAACGGCCGTCGACATTTATCATGCCATCATGGCTCGTGATGGCGTTCGCTCGGACATCTGTTTTCAAATCGGCGAACTGCTCTACCGGATGAATTATCTTGTCGCGGCCCGCGAACGTTACTACATGGCGATCGAGTTGGAACCTGATTTTGTCGAAGCCCGCGCCAGCCTTGGCGCCGTGCTCGCAGAACTGGGGCAATTCGATCTTGCGGTCGCGGCCTTGCGTGGTGCGTTGACGTTTTATGACGACTACGCCGATGTTCATTACACACTTGCAAAGACACTCGATCGAATCGAGCACGACGTTGAGGCGTTGGTGCACTGGCAGCGATTGATCGAGCTCGCACCTGATGGACCCTGGGCGGATGAAGCTCGTTCGCGGTTGGGGTTGGAAGCGGATTGA
- a CDS encoding sialidase family protein, with protein sequence MKRLTSQSSITKRNTARTGSGDTALNRRAMIGMTAGSIAAARLSSAAEHRFAVDEVKTISTQPGLYCGWPTLTRRSDGQLLVVWSGGRDSHVCPFGRVDMMRSDDGGESWTWPRTVFDSATDDRDAGVLETTKGTLIVTTFTSLAYQPNYEQQVAARQTGEGSRWPDERFDRWTRIHRRLDDRERESELGQWAIRSTDGGLTWSPRLPTVVNSPHGPIQLSDGRLIYAGKELWTDQKRVGVAQSLDDGQSWQWLAEIPTRPDDQAKDYHELHAVECESGKLIAQIRNHNPMNHRETLQSESTDGGKTWTAPRSIGVWGLPSHLLRLRDGRLVMSYGHRRKPLGVQARVSEDEGETWSDAMPLWDQATSGDLGYPSTAQLDDGTLVTVWYEKMKDSSLAVLRQAKWTL encoded by the coding sequence ATGAAACGTTTAACCTCGCAGAGTTCTATTACCAAACGAAATACTGCGCGAACCGGATCCGGCGACACAGCGTTAAACCGCCGTGCCATGATCGGGATGACCGCCGGTTCGATAGCGGCGGCTCGTTTGTCTTCGGCGGCAGAGCATCGCTTTGCGGTCGATGAAGTGAAAACCATTTCGACGCAGCCCGGTCTGTATTGTGGCTGGCCGACGTTGACCCGACGATCCGACGGACAATTGTTGGTTGTTTGGTCTGGGGGGCGAGACAGTCATGTGTGCCCTTTCGGCCGAGTCGACATGATGCGTTCCGATGATGGAGGCGAGTCATGGACATGGCCACGAACCGTCTTTGATAGTGCGACAGACGATCGTGATGCGGGTGTATTGGAAACGACGAAGGGGACGTTGATCGTGACCACGTTCACATCGTTGGCGTATCAACCAAATTACGAGCAGCAAGTCGCCGCCCGACAAACCGGTGAAGGAAGTCGCTGGCCGGACGAACGCTTCGATCGGTGGACCAGAATTCATCGGCGATTGGATGACCGCGAACGCGAGTCAGAACTAGGCCAATGGGCGATTCGATCGACCGACGGAGGACTCACTTGGAGCCCACGATTGCCGACGGTTGTCAACAGCCCCCATGGTCCGATTCAATTGAGCGACGGGCGATTGATATACGCCGGCAAAGAACTCTGGACAGATCAGAAGCGGGTCGGAGTCGCCCAGTCACTTGACGATGGTCAATCGTGGCAGTGGCTAGCGGAAATTCCAACCCGTCCCGATGATCAAGCCAAAGATTACCACGAGCTACATGCCGTTGAATGCGAAAGCGGAAAACTGATCGCGCAGATTCGCAATCACAATCCGATGAACCATCGTGAGACGTTGCAATCGGAATCTACCGACGGCGGCAAGACTTGGACGGCTCCTCGTTCGATCGGCGTTTGGGGGCTGCCGTCGCACTTGCTGCGGTTGCGGGACGGACGCCTGGTGATGAGCTACGGGCATCGTCGCAAACCGCTTGGCGTTCAAGCGCGAGTCAGCGAAGACGAAGGAGAAACTTGGTCGGATGCGATGCCATTATGGGATCAAGCGACCAGCGGTGACCTTGGCTACCCCAGTACCGCACAACTGGACGACGGAACGCTGGTCACCGTCTGGTATGAAAAAATGAAAGATTCTTCGTTGGCTGTTCTACGGCAAGCCAAGTGGACGCTCTAA